The sequence GGTTTATAAAGAAGGCTTAATCGATGTTTTTATGTGTTAATCAGGAGGAGGTTTAATTTGAAAATAAGGATACAAAAGTTTCTATCCAGGGCAGGGGTAGCGTCCCGAAGAAAAGCTGAAGAATTGATTAAACATGGGCGGGTTAAAGTTAACGGCAAAATTATAGAAAGCATGGGAGTTAAAATCGATCCTGAAAACGATGAAATCAAAGTGGATAATAGAATCGTAAAAGGTAATCAGAAAAAAATTTATATTATGTTAAACAAACCGAAGGGATACATTTCTTCTGTCTCTGATCCCTTTAACCGCCCTACTGTAATCGATTTGATTGATATAGATAATAAAGATGGCCTGCATCCCGTAGGGAGATTAGATTACGATAGCGAAGGTCTGCTTCTTCTTACCAATGATGGAGAGCTTACATTTAAATTAACACATCCCAAATATGAAATAAATAAGACATATATTGTCGAGGTTAAAGGAATACCTCCTTCTCAAAAAATGCATATGCTTAGTAAAGGCATTAAATTAGAGGATGGTTTGATAACTAAGCCCGCTAAGGTTAAAATAAAAGAACTCAAGAACAATAATGCTGTCCTAGAATTTATAATCCACGAAGGCAAAAAAAGACAAATAAGAAGGATGTGTAAGGCTATAGGCCATCCTGTAATTAAATTGAAACGGACAAAAATTGGGAATCTCGCTCTGAAAAATTTAAACACAGGTAAATGGAGATTTTTGAATGAAGAAGAAATACAATATTTGAAAAACATTTAACAATGAGGCAGGAATACAATTTTTTTTATAGAAGAGATATATAGAAAAAAATATGAATTTTACTTATATCAATCATCATGGGGGAAAAGCAGTATGATCATTTTTCGTCCTGCAAAACCGGGTGAATTTAATAATATTCTGCATGTATTAAAAGAAACAAGCGTTTCTACAAATAATATAAACAGCCCTTTTAACACTTTTATTGTTTTGGAGGATAATAGTAAAATAATAGGTGTTGCGGGTATAGAAATATATAGGGATATTGGAGTATTAAATTCCGTTGCAATTTTACCTGCTTATAGGGGTCAGCAACTCGGGAGTGGAATCGTAAAATCAGTCTTAAATTTTGCTGACAGAAGGAATGTTAAAAAAATATATTTATCTACCGAAAAGGAAGAAGCCTTTTTTAAAAAATTAGGATTCAAAACAATAGATAAGCAGGAAATAGATGAAAGATGCAGTGAATCCACTTTTTTAAAGAACTGCAGTCAAAAGGCTAAAATTATGCTTTTAAACCTGGTAGGATATTTTGATAAACCGTGTTCTCACGCAAACACCTGATTTCGGGGTGTTTTATTTTTATATAACATTTCTAATCATACATGATTTGATTTTAGAGTTTTTTCTGGTATAATTCTATCTATGATTATTAAAATAATAAATCTAGGAGGTTTTTAATATGCTGGATCTATGGTTCACAGAAAAACAGACAAAAAATGTTAATTTTACCTGCAGGATTGCAAGGACTCTTCATACCGAAACAAGTAAATTTCAAAATATAGCAGTATTAGAAACCGAAGAATTTGGTAAGATGCTTGTATTAGATGGAACCGTTCAAACAACGGTAGAGGACGAATTTATTTACCATGAAATGATAACTCATATACCTCTATATACCCATCCTAATCCTAAAATGGTTCTCGTAATTGGTGGGGGAGATGGAGGAACCATAAGAGAGA is a genomic window of Koleobacter methoxysyntrophicus containing:
- a CDS encoding GNAT family N-acetyltransferase → MIIFRPAKPGEFNNILHVLKETSVSTNNINSPFNTFIVLEDNSKIIGVAGIEIYRDIGVLNSVAILPAYRGQQLGSGIVKSVLNFADRRNVKKIYLSTEKEEAFFKKLGFKTIDKQEIDERCSESTFLKNCSQKAKIMLLNLVGYFDKPCSHANT
- a CDS encoding pseudouridine synthase, with protein sequence MRIQKFLSRAGVASRRKAEELIKHGRVKVNGKIIESMGVKIDPENDEIKVDNRIVKGNQKKIYIMLNKPKGYISSVSDPFNRPTVIDLIDIDNKDGLHPVGRLDYDSEGLLLLTNDGELTFKLTHPKYEINKTYIVEVKGIPPSQKMHMLSKGIKLEDGLITKPAKVKIKELKNNNAVLEFIIHEGKKRQIRRMCKAIGHPVIKLKRTKIGNLALKNLNTGKWRFLNEEEIQYLKNI